In the genome of Paenibacillus sp. GP183, the window TCCTTTTCTGTTTGTAATTTTATCGTCGTTTAAACAGGACAATATTGAGATTGCAAGCTACCCTTTCAGATTGCCGAGCACATGGTATTTTCATAACTATGTTGAAGCTTGGGTAAAAGCCAAAATAAACGTTTATTTCTTTAATAGTCTCTATCTTTCCTTAACTGCAGCTTTCACGGGTGTTTTTCTCTCGGCCGGAACGGCTTTTGCCATCACCCGGATGAAATTTATTAAAACGAGCCGGTGGATTTACCAGTTTGTATTGATTGGAATGCTCATTCCGGGAAATGTGCTGTTTATTGCCCAGTACATCCTGGTGAAAAACCTGGGTATTTTGAACACTCACTGGTCTTTGTTTTTGCCATATACGGCCGGTGCCCTGCCGATCAGTGTGCTTCTCGTTTCAGCGTTTATGCGAGCTATTCCAACTGAACTTGAGGAAGCGGGAATTATTGATGGATTGAGTTCTCCGGGACTCTTTGTTAGAATCATATTACCAATAACTTTGCCCGCTCTCATTACGGTATTTATCGTGAATTTCCTGGGCAACTGGAACGAATACCTGCTTTCGAACTTTTTCTTGAGCAAGGATGCACTGAAAACACTGCCGACCGGTATGGTCGGGTTCCGCAATACATTTAAAACCAACTACGCACTTATCAGCACGGGAATCGTATACAGCGTTGTGCCGGTCCTCATTCTTTACGCATTTTTGCAGGAGAAGATTATCGACGGTTTGACGGCGGGGAGTGTGAAAGGATAGCCGAATGAAGGGCGGTGAATAGGATTGAGCCTGCGGTTTAAACTGTTTGCCGCTTTTTTTACGCTAGTTATCACACCCCTGTTTTTACTGGGGATAGCTGCTGATTTCTTTGTATCGGGTATCATTGAACAGAAATATTCGAGGCAGGCTGAAATAACACTGCGAGCGCTCAGTCAAAGTGTTGACTTCCTGTTTCTTGAGATGAACAAGGTGACGGACAGCTCCATAGCGAGTAAAGCTCTACAAGATGTGATGAACAGGCAAGGAACGGATGCCAGTAATCTGACGAGTATTAATTACCTGGAATTGAACGAAATCCAAAGGAATTTTCGCGACCTGCTGGTTAATTTCCCGACTCTCGGTTACGCGCTGGCGTATACGCTGAATGATGAGCGGATCTTACGGATCTATGCAAAAGATAATTTTACAGCCATGCCCTTTGACGAGTTTAAAAAGCAGCCGCTCTATCAAACCGTGATAGAA includes:
- a CDS encoding carbohydrate ABC transporter permease, translated to MPIAWKKTLPHLVLLAYVVIILVPFLFVILSSFKQDNIEIASYPFRLPSTWYFHNYVEAWVKAKINVYFFNSLYLSLTAAFTGVFLSAGTAFAITRMKFIKTSRWIYQFVLIGMLIPGNVLFIAQYILVKNLGILNTHWSLFLPYTAGALPISVLLVSAFMRAIPTELEEAGIIDGLSSPGLFVRIILPITLPALITVFIVNFLGNWNEYLLSNFFLSKDALKTLPTGMVGFRNTFKTNYALISTGIVYSVVPVLILYAFLQEKIIDGLTAGSVKG